In Flavivirga abyssicola, the following are encoded in one genomic region:
- a CDS encoding DUF302 domain-containing protein, with translation MNETGIISKISYQDFDTTYQKLKSVIENNPNLRIIAELNHQANASSVGLELSPTRIIMFGNPNLGTPLMQNAQTIGLDLPQKVLVYQDAEGVVKVSYNNPLYLRDRHGIKNQEDILNKIAGALNKITDAAIG, from the coding sequence ATGAATGAAACAGGGATTATCTCAAAAATAAGCTACCAAGATTTTGATACAACCTATCAAAAATTGAAAAGCGTTATCGAAAACAATCCAAATTTAAGGATTATAGCAGAACTAAATCATCAAGCAAATGCTTCCTCTGTAGGTTTAGAACTAAGCCCAACACGAATCATAATGTTTGGAAATCCTAATTTAGGAACGCCATTAATGCAAAACGCGCAGACCATAGGTTTAGATTTACCACAAAAGGTATTAGTTTATCAAGATGCTGAAGGCGTTGTAAAAGTGTCGTATAATAACCCACTATATTTAAGAGATAGACACGGTATTAAGAATCAAGAAGACATATTGAATAAGATAGCCGGAGCATTAAATAAAATTACGGATGCAGCAATAGGATAA
- a CDS encoding DUF3098 domain-containing protein, which translates to MGEKKRKENAKSIFVFGKKNYKFMFIGLACIALGFILMSGGGSDDPNVFNPEIFHWRRIRLAPAIILIGFGIEIYAILLNPDK; encoded by the coding sequence ATGGGAGAAAAAAAACGAAAAGAAAACGCTAAGAGTATATTTGTTTTTGGGAAGAAAAACTATAAATTTATGTTTATTGGTTTAGCTTGTATCGCTTTAGGCTTTATTTTAATGTCTGGCGGTGGTAGTGATGACCCTAATGTTTTTAATCCTGAAATCTTTCATTGGAGACGTATAAGACTTGCGCCTGCTATTATTCTGATTGGGTTTGGCATTGAGATTTATGCTATTTTATTAAATCCTGATAAATAA
- a CDS encoding cell division protein FtsX: protein MSSSFEKHQKRRLISSYFSVVLSIALVLFLLGLLGMLILNAKKVSDHFKEQVVVTIYLKDSAKEVETKQLEKSLAMADYVKSTEYVSKDQAAEFMKAENGEDFMDFVGYNPLQNSIDVHLKADFVTSEHLEKISAEALNKNFVDEVTYDNDLVNLMNDNVKKISFWVLIISAIFTLIAVLLINSSIRLAVYSKRFTIKTMQMVGATKQFIRLPFIWKSVRLGMIGAVLALIGMAIVLYYLNKTFLELELLSNPFLMTLLFVFVFALGIVITWISTHFATQRFLNLKTDQLY, encoded by the coding sequence ATGAGTTCATCATTTGAAAAACACCAAAAACGCAGGCTTATCTCATCTTATTTCTCTGTGGTATTAAGTATTGCTTTAGTGTTGTTTTTATTGGGTTTATTGGGAATGCTTATTCTAAATGCCAAAAAAGTATCTGATCATTTTAAAGAACAAGTGGTTGTAACCATCTATTTAAAAGATTCTGCTAAAGAGGTGGAAACAAAACAGCTTGAAAAAAGTTTGGCTATGGCAGATTATGTAAAATCTACTGAATATGTTTCTAAAGATCAGGCTGCCGAATTTATGAAAGCTGAAAATGGTGAGGATTTCATGGATTTTGTGGGTTATAACCCATTACAAAATTCAATTGATGTGCATTTGAAAGCCGATTTTGTAACTTCTGAACATTTAGAAAAGATTTCTGCTGAAGCGTTAAACAAAAACTTTGTTGATGAGGTTACTTATGACAATGACTTGGTTAATTTGATGAACGACAACGTGAAAAAGATTAGTTTTTGGGTACTTATTATAAGTGCTATTTTCACTTTAATTGCTGTTTTGCTTATTAATAGTTCTATAAGATTAGCTGTTTATTCTAAGCGTTTTACAATAAAAACCATGCAAATGGTTGGTGCTACAAAGCAATTTATTAGACTTCCTTTTATTTGGAAGAGTGTCCGTTTGGGAATGATTGGAGCTGTTTTGGCGCTCATAGGCATGGCCATTGTTCTATATTATCTTAACAAAACCTTTTTAGAATTAGAGCTATTAAGCAATCCTTTTTTAATGACTCTTTTGTTTGTTTTTGTTTTTGCTCTAGGTATTGTTATTACATGGATAAGTACGCATTTTGCAACACAACGTTTCTTGAATCTGAAAACGGATCAATTGTATTAA
- a CDS encoding energy transducer TonB: MHLTNQHKALLITFLISGTVIMSVFNLSLKKQDKFASESYYEIEPEKELTEEEIKILEALEKLNASKAETNKAFNETKSNKHFAEAFKPIAPPEDYVPKSSNTSEDTESYTKTYEAPDDSKVNKDELSSFSKVNDVLKKQQEDGANTKSTISFSLVDRNKVYIPIPIYLCEVDGKIVVNVTVNETGHVIDAYINTASTSDNECLIEHALQYAKDSRFSEDPTKKTQLGSITFFFIGKH, encoded by the coding sequence TTGCACCTAACAAATCAGCATAAAGCCCTACTAATTACGTTCCTGATTTCAGGAACGGTAATCATGTCTGTTTTTAATTTAAGCCTTAAGAAACAAGACAAATTTGCTTCTGAAAGCTATTATGAAATAGAGCCTGAAAAAGAATTAACCGAAGAAGAAATTAAAATATTAGAAGCTTTAGAGAAGTTAAATGCAAGTAAAGCAGAAACCAACAAGGCTTTTAATGAAACAAAAAGCAACAAGCATTTTGCTGAAGCCTTTAAACCTATTGCTCCTCCGGAAGATTATGTACCAAAATCCAGCAATACTTCTGAAGACACCGAATCTTATACTAAAACATATGAAGCTCCTGATGATTCTAAGGTAAACAAAGACGAATTATCATCATTTAGTAAAGTCAATGATGTATTGAAAAAACAGCAAGAAGATGGTGCTAATACAAAAAGTACAATCAGTTTCTCATTAGTCGACAGAAATAAAGTATATATACCTATTCCTATTTACTTATGCGAAGTTGATGGTAAAATAGTTGTAAATGTTACAGTTAATGAAACTGGACATGTTATAGATGCTTATATAAATACGGCTTCAACCTCAGACAACGAGTGCCTTATAGAACATGCTTTACAGTATGCTAAAGATTCTCGATTTAGTGAAGACCCAACCAAGAAAACACAATTAGGGTCTATTACATTTTTCTTTATTGGCAAACATTAG
- the uppP gene encoding undecaprenyl-diphosphatase UppP: MDIIDAIILGIIQGLTEFLPVSSSGHLELGKAILGDNSIPEESLLFTVVLHFATALSTIVVFRKDILDIIKGVLKFEWNEDLQFVSKIIISMIPAVVIGLFFEEQLEQLFGSNILLVGCMLIITAVLLFLADKAKDTNKKVSFKNAFIIGISQAIAMLPGISRSGATISTSVLLGNDKTKAARFSFLMVVPLIFGKIAKDIMSGDLTYDSGNFTSLSIGFIAAFVAGLFACTWMIALVKKSKLSYFAIYCIIVGIIAIVFSLLNS; encoded by the coding sequence ATGGATATTATCGATGCAATTATTTTAGGGATTATTCAAGGGCTTACTGAATTTTTACCTGTATCATCAAGCGGTCATTTAGAACTTGGTAAAGCCATCCTTGGAGACAATTCTATACCAGAAGAAAGTTTATTATTTACGGTCGTTCTACATTTTGCAACCGCTTTAAGTACTATCGTCGTTTTTAGAAAAGATATTTTAGATATTATTAAAGGAGTCCTAAAATTTGAATGGAATGAGGACTTACAATTCGTTTCAAAAATTATAATATCTATGATTCCTGCAGTTGTTATCGGACTATTTTTTGAAGAGCAATTAGAGCAACTTTTTGGAAGCAATATTTTGCTAGTAGGATGTATGCTAATCATAACGGCTGTCTTACTTTTTTTAGCAGACAAAGCTAAAGACACCAATAAAAAGGTTTCTTTTAAAAATGCCTTCATCATAGGAATCTCCCAAGCCATTGCTATGCTTCCTGGCATTTCGCGCTCTGGCGCTACTATTTCAACATCTGTTTTATTAGGAAACGATAAAACAAAAGCGGCTCGTTTTTCATTCTTAATGGTGGTTCCTTTAATTTTTGGTAAAATCGCAAAGGATATTATGAGTGGTGATTTGACTTATGATAGTGGAAACTTCACGTCTCTATCAATTGGTTTTATTGCTGCCTTTGTTGCTGGATTATTTGCTTGTACATGGATGATTGCTCTAGTTAAAAAAAGTAAGCTAAGTTATTTTGCCATTTACTGTATTATTGTAGGTATTATTGCCATTGTTTTTTCATTATTAAATTCGTAG
- a CDS encoding thioredoxin family protein, with product MDIIIKNSLDKSISYQDYRDLVKQLVENNSTTGNEKTEALIGYTKLNDRRMKRWDKTIKVTEEALNKIESFKEPVTWLVITESWCGDAAHIMPVINKVSELNDNITFKVVLRDENPELMDAFLTNGGKAIPKLIMLDNNTGDVLSTFGPRPSEATNYVNRFKAMHGKLTPEFKEDLQHWYNINKGQNIIDDLTDMLCELEPNVCQ from the coding sequence ATGGACATCATTATAAAAAATAGTTTAGATAAAAGTATTTCATATCAAGATTATAGAGATTTGGTAAAGCAATTAGTTGAAAATAATTCTACCACTGGAAATGAAAAAACAGAAGCTTTAATTGGTTACACTAAACTTAATGATCGACGTATGAAACGTTGGGATAAAACTATTAAGGTAACCGAAGAGGCTTTAAATAAAATAGAATCGTTTAAAGAGCCTGTTACTTGGCTAGTTATTACAGAAAGCTGGTGTGGTGATGCTGCACATATAATGCCCGTTATAAATAAAGTTTCCGAACTAAATGATAATATTACTTTTAAAGTAGTGCTCCGTGATGAAAACCCTGAGTTAATGGATGCTTTTTTAACCAATGGAGGTAAAGCCATTCCTAAACTAATCATGTTAGATAATAACACAGGAGATGTTTTAAGTACGTTTGGACCAAGACCTAGTGAAGCAACTAACTATGTTAATAGATTTAAAGCCATGCATGGGAAATTAACTCCGGAATTTAAAGAAGATTTACAACATTGGTATAATATTAATAAGGGTCAAAATATTATAGACGATTTAACCGATATGCTTTGCGAGTTAGAGCCTAATGTTTGCCAATAA
- the leuS gene encoding leucine--tRNA ligase, with amino-acid sequence MKYNFNEIEAKWQKYWAENQTFKAVNNSEKPKYYVLDMFPYPSGAGLHVGHPLGYIASDIYARYKRHKGFNVLHPQGYDSFGLPAEQYAIQTGQHPAITTAENIKTYRRQLDQIGFSFDWSREVRTSDPSYYKWTQWIFIQLFESWFNNTTNKAEDISNLVAIFEAEGNTNVNAVCDDDIEAFSADEWHGFSSKEQQKILLQYRLTYLAETEVNWCPALGTVLANDEIVNGVSERGGHPVIRKKMTQWSMRISAYAERLLQGLDTIDWTDSLKESQRNWIGKSVGASVIFPILSFPGGEGKAGSEKRPGYMTGGNNSHLLLERAKEMRANPTQAEAALWGSLRGKKLEAKFRQQHLIGDYIVDFVCLDKKLIVEVDGKIHESQVEEDAKRTEILENDNYKVIRFTNEDVLSNIESVLKTIREELNQRASIKSEKVPPLGARGIEVFTTRPDTIFGVSFMTLAPEHELVSQITTPEQKEAVDAYILATAKRSERDRMADVKTISGVFTGAYAEHPFTKEPIPIWIGDYVLAGYGTGAVMSVPCGDQRDYDFAKHFNIPIPNIFEGVDISEEAFADKEKTIIANSDFINGMNYKKATKRVIFELEQLGQGEGKTNYRLRDAVFSRQRYWGEPFPVYYVNGMPQMIAKEHLPIKLPEVEKYLPTETGEPPLGNAKKWYWLQYGDKADIVSKEEFENSSPSGRLGGALELNTMPGWAGSSFYFNRYMDPTNDNEMASKEALDYWQDVDLYIGGSEHATGHLLYSRFWQKFLFDKGVVPVDEYAKKLINQGMILGTSAFVYRVEGENKFISKGLIGENKVQPIHSDVSFVNSSDELDIEAFKNWREEFKDAEFILEDGVYKVGRDVEKMSKSKYNVVNPDQICIDYGADSLRLYEMFLGPLEQYKPWNTAGITGVHSFLKKLWKLYHQGENGSFYVTSSPPSEGLGEALKTLHKTIKKVEEDIENFSFNTSVSTFMIAVNELTSQKCTSKEVLEPLLVLISPYAPHISEELWNKLGHNESISTAGFPKFDGSHLVESSKNYPISFNGKMRFTLELPLDMSKDDIEKTVLEHEKTKEQLQGREPKKVIVVPGKIVNIVG; translated from the coding sequence ATGAAATATAATTTCAACGAGATAGAAGCCAAATGGCAAAAGTATTGGGCAGAAAACCAGACGTTTAAAGCTGTTAACAATAGCGAAAAACCAAAATATTATGTTTTGGATATGTTTCCTTATCCAAGTGGTGCAGGTTTACACGTAGGGCATCCATTAGGGTATATTGCCTCAGATATTTATGCACGTTATAAACGTCATAAAGGGTTTAATGTATTACACCCACAAGGATATGATAGTTTTGGTTTGCCAGCTGAACAATATGCTATTCAAACCGGACAACATCCAGCAATAACAACTGCTGAAAATATAAAAACATATCGTAGACAGTTAGACCAAATAGGTTTTTCGTTTGATTGGTCTCGTGAGGTTAGAACATCAGACCCGAGTTATTACAAATGGACGCAATGGATTTTTATTCAATTATTCGAATCGTGGTTTAATAATACGACTAACAAAGCTGAAGACATCTCAAACTTAGTTGCCATTTTTGAAGCGGAAGGTAACACCAATGTGAATGCCGTTTGTGATGATGATATTGAAGCATTTTCTGCTGATGAATGGCACGGATTTTCATCAAAGGAACAACAAAAAATACTATTACAATACAGATTAACATATTTAGCTGAAACAGAAGTAAACTGGTGCCCTGCATTGGGAACTGTTTTGGCAAATGATGAAATTGTAAATGGCGTTTCAGAACGTGGCGGACATCCTGTTATTCGTAAAAAAATGACACAATGGAGTATGCGTATTTCTGCCTATGCAGAACGCTTACTTCAAGGGTTGGATACGATTGATTGGACAGATTCTTTAAAGGAAAGCCAGCGTAATTGGATAGGGAAATCGGTTGGAGCATCTGTAATATTCCCCATCCTATCCTTCCCCGGAGGGGAAGGGAAAGCAGGCTCTGAAAAACGGCCTGGGTATATGACGGGTGGAAATAATTCGCATTTACTTCTTGAAAGAGCTAAAGAAATGCGTGCAAATCCTACGCAAGCTGAAGCAGCATTGTGGGGTAGCTTGAGAGGAAAAAAACTGGAGGCTAAGTTTCGGCAACAACATTTGATTGGTGATTATATTGTTGATTTTGTTTGCTTAGATAAAAAGTTGATTGTTGAAGTTGACGGAAAAATTCATGAGTCTCAAGTAGAAGAAGATGCTAAACGAACAGAAATTCTTGAAAATGATAACTATAAAGTTATTCGATTTACAAACGAAGACGTTTTGAGCAATATTGAAAGTGTTCTTAAAACTATTCGAGAAGAATTAAATCAAAGAGCATCAATCAAGAGTGAGAAAGTTCCCCCTTTGGGGGCTAGGGGGATTGAAGTCTTCACAACCCGTCCTGACACCATTTTCGGAGTCTCGTTCATGACCTTAGCACCAGAACACGAACTAGTATCACAAATAACAACCCCAGAGCAAAAGGAAGCCGTTGATGCTTATATTCTAGCAACTGCAAAACGTAGTGAGCGTGATAGAATGGCGGATGTTAAAACCATTTCGGGAGTATTTACAGGAGCTTATGCAGAACATCCATTCACAAAAGAACCTATCCCTATTTGGATTGGTGATTACGTATTAGCTGGCTATGGTACAGGAGCGGTGATGTCGGTGCCATGCGGGGACCAACGTGATTACGATTTTGCAAAGCATTTTAATATTCCGATTCCAAATATTTTTGAAGGTGTGGATATTTCTGAAGAAGCGTTTGCTGATAAAGAAAAAACTATCATAGCCAATAGTGATTTCATTAACGGCATGAACTATAAAAAAGCAACCAAACGTGTTATTTTTGAATTGGAACAATTAGGGCAAGGTGAAGGAAAAACTAATTACAGATTACGTGATGCCGTATTTAGCAGACAACGTTATTGGGGTGAACCATTCCCTGTGTATTATGTGAATGGAATGCCACAAATGATTGCTAAAGAGCATTTACCAATTAAATTACCAGAAGTTGAAAAATATTTACCAACCGAAACAGGCGAACCGCCATTAGGAAACGCTAAAAAATGGTATTGGTTACAATATGGGGATAAAGCAGACATCGTATCCAAAGAAGAGTTTGAGAATTCCTCCCCTTCGGGGAGGTTAGGTGGGGCTTTAGAGTTAAACACCATGCCAGGTTGGGCAGGAAGTTCCTTTTATTTTAACAGATATATGGATCCTACGAATGATAACGAAATGGCTTCTAAAGAAGCCTTGGATTATTGGCAGGATGTCGATTTATATATAGGAGGAAGTGAACATGCTACAGGACATTTATTATATTCTCGTTTTTGGCAAAAATTCTTATTTGATAAAGGTGTTGTACCTGTTGATGAGTATGCAAAAAAACTTATTAATCAGGGGATGATTTTGGGGACGAGTGCTTTTGTGTATCGTGTTGAAGGTGAGAATAAATTTATCTCGAAAGGGCTAATAGGAGAAAACAAAGTACAACCAATTCATTCAGATGTATCTTTTGTAAATAGTTCTGATGAATTGGATATAGAGGCATTTAAAAATTGGAGAGAAGAATTTAAAGATGCAGAATTCATTCTTGAAGATGGGGTTTACAAAGTAGGTCGTGACGTAGAAAAAATGTCCAAATCTAAATACAACGTGGTTAATCCAGACCAAATATGTATTGATTACGGTGCAGACAGTTTACGCCTTTACGAAATGTTCTTAGGACCTTTAGAGCAATACAAACCATGGAATACGGCAGGGATTACTGGAGTACATTCATTCCTGAAAAAACTTTGGAAACTATACCATCAAGGAGAAAATGGAAGCTTTTATGTAACGAGTTCCCCGCCTTCGGAGGGGTTAGGGGAGGCTCTTAAAACACTACATAAAACCATAAAAAAAGTAGAGGAAGATATTGAGAATTTCTCATTCAATACATCAGTTTCTACTTTTATGATAGCAGTTAATGAATTAACGTCTCAAAAATGCACAAGTAAAGAGGTGCTTGAACCATTGTTGGTTTTAATTTCGCCTTATGCACCACATATTTCAGAAGAATTATGGAACAAGCTAGGACATAATGAATCTATTTCAACGGCAGGCTTTCCAAAATTTGACGGTAGTCATTTAGTAGAAAGCAGTAAAAATTACCCGATTTCATTTAATGGAAAAATGCGTTTTACATTAGAGTTACCATTAGATATGAGCAAAGACGATATAGAAAAGACAGTTCTAGAACACGAAAAAACAAAAGAACAATTACAAGGGCGCGAACCTAAAAAAGTGATTGTTGTTCCAGGAAAAATAGTCAATATTGTTGGGTAA
- a CDS encoding zinc metallopeptidase, whose protein sequence is MLGYYILIGGITLVSWLVSSTLKRKFEKYSKVQLRNGMSGAEIAEKMLADHGIRDVEVISTPGRLTDHYNPKNKTVNLSEAVYNQRNAAAAAVAAHECGHAVQHAQAYSWLQMRSSLVPVVSVSSGMSHWLIMGGLLLGAAAGVGIGWWAAAAGVVLMGFATLFSFITLPVEYDASNRALAWLKNKNMVSQEEYAGSEDALKWAARTYLVAAIGALATLLFWAIQIFGGSRD, encoded by the coding sequence ATGTTAGGATATTATATATTAATAGGAGGTATAACTTTAGTAAGTTGGTTAGTAAGCAGTACCTTGAAGAGAAAGTTCGAAAAATATTCGAAAGTACAGTTGCGTAATGGTATGAGTGGTGCCGAAATAGCAGAAAAAATGTTAGCAGATCATGGTATTAGAGATGTTGAGGTGATTTCGACTCCCGGACGTCTAACCGATCATTATAATCCAAAAAACAAAACGGTTAATTTAAGTGAAGCCGTATACAATCAGCGTAATGCAGCAGCAGCGGCAGTTGCTGCTCACGAGTGTGGTCATGCAGTACAACATGCACAAGCGTATAGCTGGTTGCAAATGCGTTCTTCTTTAGTGCCTGTCGTGAGTGTATCTTCAGGGATGTCACATTGGTTAATTATGGGAGGTTTATTACTTGGTGCTGCTGCAGGAGTAGGTATAGGCTGGTGGGCAGCTGCTGCAGGTGTTGTACTTATGGGTTTTGCCACATTATTTAGTTTTATAACCTTACCTGTAGAATACGATGCTAGTAATAGGGCTTTAGCTTGGCTAAAAAATAAAAATATGGTATCCCAAGAAGAATATGCTGGATCTGAAGATGCACTTAAATGGGCAGCGAGAACCTATTTGGTAGCGGCTATTGGTGCTTTAGCTACGTTGTTATTTTGGGCGATTCAAATATTTGGCGGGTCAAGGGATTAA
- a CDS encoding Bax inhibitor-1/YccA family protein encodes MEEIQNNKLLLSQTSDLDRVAFYKKTYAHVAGGVLVFILFEYLLLQSNTIVEFALSMTEGYRWLIMLGGFMFITNYAERMALKTPDKNKQYLAYGLYILAEAFIFVPLIYIAAFYMESGPEMLNQAAIVTLALFSGLTAVVFLTKKDFSFLKTGLTIGFFIAIGLIIAGSLFGFNLGLWFSVGMCLLAGGSILYQTSNLVNKYTTEDYIPAALGLFASLMLLFWYILSIFMSRD; translated from the coding sequence ATGGAAGAAATTCAAAATAATAAGTTATTACTAAGTCAAACGTCAGACTTAGACCGTGTAGCATTTTATAAAAAGACCTATGCTCATGTGGCGGGAGGTGTTTTAGTATTTATTCTTTTTGAGTATTTATTACTTCAAAGTAATACTATTGTAGAGTTTGCATTATCAATGACAGAAGGTTACAGATGGCTTATTATGTTAGGTGGTTTTATGTTTATTACAAATTATGCGGAACGCATGGCTTTAAAAACACCAGATAAAAACAAGCAGTATTTAGCCTATGGTTTATATATTTTGGCAGAAGCTTTTATTTTTGTGCCGTTAATTTATATTGCTGCATTTTATATGGAATCCGGTCCGGAAATGTTAAATCAAGCAGCAATAGTTACATTGGCTTTATTTTCAGGATTAACAGCTGTTGTGTTTCTTACAAAAAAGGATTTTTCTTTTTTAAAAACGGGGCTTACTATAGGATTCTTTATTGCTATTGGGCTTATTATAGCAGGTTCATTATTTGGTTTTAATTTAGGTTTGTGGTTCTCTGTTGGTATGTGTTTGTTGGCAGGGGGCTCTATTTTATATCAAACTTCTAATTTAGTAAATAAGTACACTACTGAGGATTACATTCCGGCAGCATTGGGCTTATTCGCTTCTTTAATGTTATTGTTTTGGTATATACTTAGTATTTTTATGTCGCGAGATTAA
- a CDS encoding SemiSWEET family sugar transporter: MQDNFIEIIGFIAAILTTAAFLPQVYKTWKTKDVSSLSLPMLLLFFIGIVSWLVYGFLKNSPSMIFANSITVVSSFLLVYFKIKYRE; the protein is encoded by the coding sequence ATGCAGGATAATTTTATAGAAATAATTGGTTTTATTGCAGCGATCCTTACTACAGCAGCATTCTTGCCACAAGTTTATAAAACCTGGAAAACCAAAGATGTTTCTAGTCTGTCTTTACCGATGCTTCTTTTATTTTTTATAGGAATTGTTTCATGGTTAGTTTATGGGTTTCTAAAAAATAGCCCTTCAATGATCTTTGCTAATAGTATTACCGTAGTATCTTCATTTTTATTAGTCTATTTCAAAATTAAATACAGGGAATAA
- the truB gene encoding tRNA pseudouridine(55) synthase TruB: protein MITREDYLSGQVLLIDKPLNWTSFQVVNKLRWEIRQAFDIKKIKVGHAGTLDPLATGLLVICTGKMTKQIDTFQGQVKEYTGTMVLGSTTPSYDLETEINETFSTTHITEASILDTTKQFIGDIQQYPPVFSALKKDGKRLYEFARAGETVEIKPRTVAISEFEITKIDGLNIDFRVVCSKGTYIRSLANDFGKALNSGAHLSALRRTKIGDFDVDEAISIESFIRALSLE, encoded by the coding sequence ATGATTACGAGAGAAGACTATCTTTCCGGACAGGTCTTGTTAATAGACAAACCTTTAAACTGGACTTCCTTTCAAGTGGTTAATAAATTGCGTTGGGAAATCCGTCAGGCTTTTGATATTAAAAAAATAAAAGTCGGGCATGCTGGCACACTTGATCCTTTGGCGACTGGACTGCTGGTTATTTGTACGGGGAAAATGACCAAACAAATTGATACTTTTCAAGGTCAGGTTAAAGAATATACAGGTACTATGGTTTTAGGCAGTACAACACCGTCCTATGATTTGGAAACTGAAATAAACGAAACATTCTCTACCACCCATATTACAGAGGCATCAATTCTTGATACAACGAAACAATTTATAGGGGATATTCAGCAATATCCACCTGTTTTTTCAGCATTAAAAAAGGATGGAAAGCGATTATACGAATTTGCCAGAGCAGGCGAAACCGTTGAAATAAAGCCAAGAACTGTTGCCATTTCAGAATTCGAAATCACAAAAATAGATGGTTTAAATATTGATTTTCGAGTGGTATGTAGTAAAGGGACTTACATTCGTTCTTTGGCAAACGATTTTGGAAAAGCACTAAATTCAGGAGCTCACTTATCTGCTCTAAGACGTACTAAGATTGGTGATTTTGATGTAGATGAAGCTATTTCCATTGAGTCTTTTATACGAGCACTTTCTTTGGAATAA
- the ald gene encoding alanine dehydrogenase, giving the protein MKIGIPKEIKNNENRVGMTPAGVFELTKRNHTVYIQTSAGFGSGFFDEDYQKAGAIILNSIEEVYASSDMIVKVKEPIQEEYQLIKPNQIVFTYFHFASSEILTKAMIKSDAICIAYETVEEADGSLPLLIPMSEVAGRMSIQQGAKYLEKPIKGRGVLLGGVPGVPPGKVLVLGAGIVGIQAAKMAAGLGAHVTIMDINMKQLRYVNDVMPNHVVTEFSSEYNIRKRIEESDLIIGGVLIKGAKAPKLITKDMLKSMRPGTVIVDVAVDQGGCFETTKATTHEDPTYIIDDVVHYCVANMPGAVPYTSTVALTNVTLPYVIKLANEGWEKACENNVPLSKGLNIVKGEVVYKEIAEAFNLETEVV; this is encoded by the coding sequence ATGAAAATTGGTATTCCTAAAGAAATTAAAAATAATGAAAATAGAGTAGGTATGACACCTGCGGGAGTTTTTGAGCTTACAAAAAGAAATCATACAGTTTATATACAAACTAGTGCTGGTTTTGGGAGTGGTTTTTTTGATGAAGATTATCAAAAAGCTGGAGCTATTATTTTAAATTCTATTGAAGAGGTATATGCCTCTAGTGATATGATTGTAAAAGTGAAAGAGCCTATACAAGAAGAATATCAACTAATCAAACCTAATCAGATTGTCTTTACCTACTTTCATTTTGCATCCAGTGAAATACTAACAAAGGCTATGATAAAAAGTGATGCGATTTGTATTGCATATGAAACTGTTGAAGAGGCAGATGGTTCTTTACCATTACTAATTCCAATGTCTGAAGTTGCTGGTAGAATGTCTATACAACAAGGTGCTAAATACTTAGAAAAACCAATTAAAGGACGAGGTGTTTTATTAGGTGGAGTTCCAGGAGTGCCACCAGGAAAAGTTTTGGTTTTAGGTGCTGGTATTGTAGGAATTCAAGCAGCTAAAATGGCTGCAGGATTAGGCGCTCATGTAACCATTATGGATATAAATATGAAACAATTACGCTATGTAAATGATGTGATGCCAAATCATGTGGTAACCGAGTTTTCAAGCGAATACAATATTAGAAAACGTATTGAAGAATCAGATTTAATTATTGGAGGCGTTTTAATAAAAGGCGCCAAGGCACCTAAACTAATCACAAAAGATATGCTAAAAAGCATGCGGCCAGGAACAGTGATTGTGGATGTTGCTGTAGACCAGGGTGGATGTTTTGAAACTACAAAAGCAACCACACATGAAGATCCAACTTATATTATAGACGATGTCGTCCACTATTGTGTTGCTAATATGCCAGGGGCAGTACCGTATACCTCTACTGTAGCACTTACTAATGTGACTTTACCTTACGTTATTAAATTGGCAAATGAGGGTTGGGAAAAAGCTTGTGAAAATAATGTTCCGCTATCAAAAGGACTAAACATTGTTAAAGGTGAAGTTGTTTATAAAGAAATAGCAGAAGCTTTTAATTTAGAAACTGAAGTTGTTTGA